The window TTGCTTTTTTATTTATTAATCAATTTTTTCTTATTTTTTAACTGTTTCTATCAATTTTATTTAACATACTTATATGTAATTTCTTTATAATGTTAGATTTTTAATAGCTGAATAATTTATATAACTATCAACCCTACAATTAATATTCTTAATTTCAAATTACTTACATATATGTTAAAATATAATTTATATAGTAAACAAAATTATATATAAAATAATTAATTTTTAGGATATCAAATGAAATATCGTAAGTTTAAACAAAATAAATTGTGGCGCGATAAACTTGTAGATTTAATGAATCAAAATCAATCTAAAATTCATTATAAAGAACTAGATGACCAAGAATTTATTGAACAATTAAAAATAAAATTACTTGAAGAAGCTCAAGAAGTTTGCTGCACAAATACAAAAGAAGATTTAATAGAAGAATTAGCAGATATACTTGAAATAATTTCAGCATTTTGTACTGTTCAAAATATTGCCTTTCAAGAAATTATTAATATAAAAAATAAAAAGCATAACAACCGAGGTGGATTTGAAGGACGCAAATTTGTCACAATTGCAGAACATCCTATCGGAAGCTTTGGAGAAAAATATTGCTTAAATGATCCAGAAAAATATCCTGAAATTTTAGATTAAAAACAATATAAATATTTTGCCAAAATTGTTTTAAAAAGTAATATAGAACATGATATTTCAATAAAATAAACTAAAATTATTTGTAATTACTTATGTTTTGAGATAAAAATATATTAACATTTAAATATATATATTTATAATTAAACTATTAAAATGTGTTAATATTTAGATACAAATCATGAGAAGAAAAATGAATTACTTAAATGAACGCTTTATAGGTTTACTTTTTATTATAATAGGTTCAGGCTTTCTAATGTATGGTATAAGTTATTTTGTAATACCTTTTAGCACAATTGCTGGTGGCTTTTTAATTTTAAATCAAGGTTTACAAATGAGAAACCTACCGCCTCTTACAAATTTATTAAAAAATATATTTTCAAAATTTAAATAGAATAGTCAACTTTTTGTCTATAATTTCTTTTAAAGAACTTTTCTATTTCAACAAGAGTAAGATTATGGATAGTAGGCCTGCCATGAGGACAGGTTAATTTATTTTCTATTTTATAGAGATTTTTTATTAAGTTATTCATAGCATCAGGCTGTAAAATATCTCCAGCTTTAATTGCTGATTTACAGCTAATTTGAGCATGCATTTTTTCAAGTAAAAGATTTCTTAATTTATCAGGACCAATTTTATGGTTTTCATTTATATAAGCTATAGATTGTAAAATAATATCTTTAACCAAAATATTTTTCAGAAATATAGGAACTTCTTTTACAATAAGTGAATTAATACTTATTTGTTCAATTGATATTCCTGTTTGATCAAATAAATCAAAATACTGAGTCAAAATAGATATATCATTAGAATTTAGTTCAACAATCTCAGGAAATAACAATCTTATTTTAGAAATATTACTTAAGCTATCTTTGATTTGTTCATAAATTATACGCTCATGAGCTGCATGCTGATCAATTAGCGTTAACCCTTGGTCATTTTCAATAATTATATAAGTTTTAAAGATTTGACCTATTAACTTGTAATCAAGCATCTCTTCTTTATAATAACTCAAATTTGTTTTATCAATATATTCTATATTGTTTTGTTTATTGATACTTACTTCCTGACTTTGAATAGCAATATTTTCAGGGTCTATAAAACTTGTCTCTATTTGATTTTGTATGGTTGATTTTTGCTCTTTTTTAGCCTCTTGAACAATTTTAATATCATTACTATTTTCAAAAGTTTCATCCAAAATATTTAATACTTCTTCTGGCTTAATAATCTTTATCTTAGAATTTGTATTACTATCTTCAAGATCATTATATTTTATATGTTCTATATTAACTAAATTAGAAAAGTTCCATTTTAATTCTTTTTGGTTATCTATACTTTTATATTTTACTTCTTGCTGTCCAAGATTTTTATCAAAAGTAGACTCAAGAGCTTTTTTAACCTCAATAGTTATTAAATTTTCGATTAATCGTGGGTGCAAGAATTGAACTTCCTCTTTTTTAGGATGAATATTTATATCCACTTCTTCAAAAGGAACAAAAATATTAATTACCCCCGATGGAAAACGCGCAACTTCAAGCATTCCTTGGTAACCCTTGATAAAAGCTTGTACTAATTTATAGTTCTTTACCCATCTTTTGTTTACAAATAAAAATATTTGATTTCTATCATAACGACTATACTTTGGAGTAGATATAGCTCCGGTAATCTTATAACCAGTATTTTTATTTTTATCTATAAAATCTATAGGAATAATATTTCTTATGATTTCTGAATTATATAATTGCCCAAAACGATTAATCAAATCATTTGTAGAAGGACAGTTATAAATTAGCTTATTTTCATGATATAATTTAAAACCAATATTAGTATAGGAGAAGCAAAAAGCATGAAAAAGACTAACAATAGCTCTATACTCAGTTTCTCTAGACTTTAAAAATTTCTTACGAGCCGGAACATTAAAAAACAAGTCTTCGATCGTTATCTCTGTCCCCATATTACAACTTGAGACACTTTCTTTTTCTATCTTACCTTGATTAAGTATTAAAGTGGTACCTAACTGATCATTCTCTTGTTTAGTTGTTAATAATATCTTAGAAACGGACGAAATGCTAGAAAGAGCTTCACCTCTAAATCCAAAAGTAGTAATGCTATTTAAATCTGATACGGTTGTTATTTTACTAGTTGCATGATGCGCAAAGCAAATTTTAGCATCTTCAGGAGACATGCCTATACCATTATCAATGATTTTGATTAACTTTTTACCAGCATCTTCTAAATAGATTGTAATTTGATCAGCTTGAGCATCAATAGAATTCTCTATTAATTCTTTTAATACGTTTACAGGACGTTCTACAACTTCACCTGCGGCAATTTTTTGTATTTCTTGACTATCAAGTATTTTTATTTTAGTCATTTTTATGATCAACTTTAATATAAATTATTTATTAATAAGTATAATGCTTATTTGATAAATTAAAAAGGCTATCAAAAAACAGAGTTTAACTTAATTCAAACTCTAATTCATATAATATTAAAGTTATATCTTCAGAGGTTTTAATGCTAGTCTTATGTTTTAAAAGTTTACCAAGTTTATTACTCAATTTATTGGCAAAAGTGCCCAAGGAAATCCAAGATTTTGATTGTCCTTTAATATTCAATTTATTTGTAGTATATAAAAAATTATCTATAGCTATATTGACCGGTATATGTTGCATAATAAATTTTAAAATATCTTTTACTTTATAAACTTTTGATATTAGCATATCTTGTTTAGATTCTAATAGCTTAATGCTCTTGTTCAACTTAATTTTTTTATCAAAAATATACTTTTGATTTTGAACATACTTATCTAAATGATAAAAATCATCTCTTAATTTTAAATAAATATTTAATTGCTTTAATTGAAAATAAGAAATAGTAATTATACTAATCAAAGTAATACTAATAAAAAAAGTAATAGTTAATTTATTTAATATCTTATGAGTTTTTATATTATTAAAATCAGAAAAATTTATTAGGCTCATACCGAATTTTTAATCAGCAAATATATATAAATAATACATACCATATATTGTCATTAAATCGTCATGCTCAATGTTTAAACATAACTCTTCTTTTAAAATTTTAACTTTATCCAATGCTACGTTTCTAAAAAAAGCTCTTAAATAATCTATAGATAAATTAGCACTAGCTTCAATTGTAACCTTAGAGCAATTAACTTTATAAAAGTAATACCATGAAATAAAATCTGTGGTCAAGCAACTTAAATTAAAGCCTAAGTTAATTGCCAATAAATTATATTGAAAGATATGATAGTTAATAATAGCAGCTTGATAAAAGATACTGGAAGGATAAAATTGCAATTCTTGTGTTTTTATAAAATAATTATCTAAGTTGCTTAATTCCAGTTTTTTATAATTGCTTTGAGTAAAATTCTGAAAAATTTGCTGATGAATAGTAGAATTATTTATGCTTATTATTATATTATTAGATTTAATTTTATAATCTAAAGAAAATTTTTTTATCAAATCTTCTAAACAAGTTATATTAAATATTATACCATTAATAACGGGCACTTGAGATATATCATATACAGAATAAGCAATATTTGAACATTTTCTACCTGTACCAATAGCACTCAAGATTAATTTTTCATCGCTTATAGAAATTCCTATATATTCCATTTAAAATATCAACAAAATTATAAGTAACCTTCAACTACTCTATCTTTACCAAATAAATCTTTAACTATTTTAGCTCTTGAAAATCCATTATTAAGCAATAAATTGCTCACAGATTGACCTTGAGTAAAATCTATTTCTAGCACCAATTGAGGAATATTATAAATCTCAAACTCACTATTTCTTCTTAACCAATGATTAGATTGAGCTACTATTCTTTTTATGATCTTAAGACCATTATCTTCTGCAACTAAAGCATTAATATCTTCCCAATCTTTAACCATAGGATCAAGATTCTTATATTGCTCTAATGAAATATAAGGCGGATTACTCAAAATTATATCAAACTTTATATTCTCTAGCTTATTATAAAGATCTGAATTTATTATTTTGATATTATTTATGTTGTTTTTCTCAGCATTTTTACTAGTCAAATTGCAAGCTTGTTGAGATATATCAATTGCGTATATAAAACTATTTTTAAATTCTTTTGCAAAAGCTAAAGCTATACAGCCACTACCAGTACATAAATCTAAAATGTTTAATTTCAGAGTTTCAATCTTTTTTATTTTATTAATTAACTCATAAACCCAATATTCAGTTTCTTGACGAGGAATTAATATTGGAGGCTCAATATTTAACTTTAAATCTAAAAAATCGACAGTTCCAAATAAATATTGAATAGGCATGTTATAATTAACATGCCTATCAATAATATAATTTATCTTATTAAGATCATTTTGGGAGATGAAAATTTCATCTTTAATGATAAGATCATTTGAAGAGTAAGACAAGATAGATTCAACAATATATCTAGCAATATTATTGGCTTGATCTATTTGATTATCGTAAGAAATTAGCAATCTATTTCTTAAATCTCTTATAAAGTCTTTAGTTTTGATCTTTGATTGCATAAAAACTCAGTTATCTATTTATTTGCTATTAATTCGAAAATTAACTCTTTTTGCTCTTGAGATAAAGAACTATAAAATTTTGGAAATCTTTCTATATCCAAAAACATTCCTGGATTTTCTTCTCCCAGATGCTCAATTAAAAATTTAACATAATTTGAATTATTATTACAGTCTTCAAGCAATAATGTCCTCTGTTCATCAGTAATAGTTGCTAGAAAATTCTGATAATCTCTATCATCATCTTGTGCAAGTTCTTTGCCCTTATCCTGAATTGAAGCATCTATTTGCTCATTATTACCCAAATCTTTATCTTGAGTAAATAGTCCAACAAGCGTATCTCCTGTTTGAGAAACTACTTCCTTAATATTTGGATCTAAATCTATACCGACTACATTATCTATTAAATTATACTTAACTGCAGTATTTACAAGTTGCTCTATTAATTGAGTTCTAAAAAAACTTACAGCCTTATCAGAATTATATACTATACCGGTTCCTACCATAGTAGCTATAGCTAAAGGCAGTGCTACTTCCATAGATTGAGGTTCAATTAATTCCATAAAATCATGACCAATTCCATGTAAAAAAAGCCAAGGAACAATAACAGCGGTTGATCCAACGGTCATTTTTCTCAACATATTTATGGTTCTTGGAGACAATTTATTAATTAAACTTCTTAAATAACTCTGCTTTTTACCTAAAAGTCTTTCTAGTATTTCCAAAGCAAGTTTTTGATCACACTCAAGTTCTTGAGCAATCCTTTTAGATAAGTAATCAAGATCAACAGTATCGATTAATTTTTTTATTGCATTAGAAAAAGTACATTTCTCTCTACCATTAGAAAAATCAACAAGCATCTTAATTAGTTCTAATTTCTTTATAGCTGGATTTTCTAACAGATTAACAAGATAATCTTTAGCAGAACTGTTTTGCATACTACAAACTATGCTCTTAACTTCTTGAACTAAAATATCAACCGTATTATAAAGTATATTTATTTTCTCCGGTTTAACTTCTGCTACTTGCACATCTTCATCTTTTTGCATTGAATAACTTAGATAAGTATTTACACTTATAAAAAAACTCAAAAACATTAATATAATTTTTTTCTTCATTTTAATTACCTTAATCTATACTAATTTTACTGTTTATTAAATTTTGAATGATATAATCATTTTTATTTTTAAATCTATTCTCCAAAAACAAAAGCAGAAACGTTCTTTCCTACTTCAGTTTTGGAAATAACCCAATTACATACATTAGGCATAAGAGATAAAATAAGCGAAGTATTGTGTTGAGGAACCTTTAAAACTTTAGTAATAATTGTATAACTAATACCAAGAACAAATACTGTAAAAATAGTTGCTGTTAAAAATTGATGTGGCTCTATGTATTCCATAATGTCATGACAAAATGCATGTCCCAAAAACCAAAGACTCATGGTAGAACCCATTCCTAATATCACGTCTCTTGTATCAGAAGAACTTATTTTAAATGAAAGAGCATTTTTAGCTAAATCTTTTTTAATGTTTTGAGTAGCCTTTTGATCTATCTGATGTCTTCTAATCCAATTAAAAGTTGCTTTTACAAAATTTATCACCAAGTCTTCGTTTACATTAGCAAAATAAAGCCCATCATCATAAGACATATTGAATAAAGTTAATAACCTGGCAACTTTTTGTATAACCAAATCTCTAGAAGGCTGTATAAGTTCTTTTATTTTTTCAGATTTTATCAAGGAAATAGTATCAATCAAATCTATTTCTGGGTTATCCTTTGCTATTAAATCAATCAAAAAAGAATAAAATTCTTTCCATTCAACGTAATCAGCAATTTTATTAACATCAAAATTTGCTAAATTCGTAGCGTTAGAAAAATATTCAAGAGCATTTCCAACATCTTCCAATGTTATAAGAGAATTATCAGCGGATCCTTCTGGTAAATTTACGTCATCACGACGCATAGAATAGTTAAAAGTTGTGAATAAAGTAGACATTAATATTAGCAATAAAGCTATATTTTTTCTCATAATTAAACCTCCTATTGAGAAAAAGTAAATACTAATAAGATAATAAAGATATTTATAATATACTTTATTATACTTTTAAATTTATATTATCTATCTTTTTTGTCAACAGGGGTTTTGCTCTTTAATAAATTTAACTCTAAGTCTATTGAAATTTAATATTACTTAAACTAATTAACCTATGGCTAAAATCAAATAAATTACTTACCAAAGTATCTCTATCAATACTAGTTTGTTCTTGCTCATAATCTAAAAATCGTTTAATAGCATCTTTTGGATTACTGTTTTTATCTAAATTATCTATTTCACTTTGAGTAATTTTGGCTTTCTTGTTAAATAATTCATAATAACTATATATTTCTTGAGCTCTATTATAATCATTGTGTTCAAGACTGATATTAAGCTTAGTTTTAATATATATGTAAAAATAATATTTTAACTGCTTTAGTAAATTATTAGGATTTTTTTGTAATTTTATTCTTTGACTTAAATTTAAGCTTGCATAAAATGTCTCTAGACTATTATAAAGTTCAGCAAAATCTAACACGACGCCTCTATCAAACCCTTGAAAGTTTGATACAGTAAAAATAGATAACCATTCAAAACATTTTATTATATAAAAATTTAAATTTTTAGCATCAATAACTATTTTATCTCTATCTATAACTTCTTCGGTTTTTATATCTAATAGTATCTGAACTATACTTTTATCAAACACAGCATTAAATCTATTTATCAAAACTTTATTTAAAAATATTTGAATTTCCTGATTTTCATAAGATTTAGTCTTGTTAATTATCTCTGCTATATTTTTAGAAAATTCTGAACTACTTAAATTATGCTTATATAAAAAGTAACGAATATCATAAGTTTGATTATAAATATGATCTACTAACAAAATTAAAGTACTAACTATATCTTTTAAGTTCCTAGAATCTTTTGAAGAAACACTTTCTGTAACTTGAGTATTAAGATAATTAATTTCTTGAGATAAATTATTAAAATTCTTAAGATCAATTAAATCAAGAAAATTTATATTATCAGAACTCATGGTAAGACTCATACCACTTAATATAAAAAAACATAATCCAAGATAAATTAAATAAACTTTCTTCATTACTCTTCCTTTTAAATTTTACTTCATTTCAGCTTTAATTCTTTTTACCAAATTATTAGTTATATTTTTAGAAAAACCTAAATTTTTTAATTCCTGCAACAAAAATTTCAAAAATCTTCGTTTTGCAATACTAAAAATTGATTCTAATTTTCTTGTATTTAAAGTATTCTCTTGAATAATCTGCCTTGGTAAAAAAAATTCTTTATTCTCTTTTAAGAGTATATATATTCCAAATAAAGAAACTATATTTAAGTAGCTATTAAATTGAAAAAAAGTTTTTTCGTTATAGTACCATTTTACAGGCAATCCTAAAGAGATTCTTATTAAATTAAAATCATAAAAAATATCTTCATCTAAAAAATTTGTTATAGAATTTTCTAAACAACATACATAATCACAATCAAAAGCATTTTTATCTTCCTGACTATAATAAGCTACATTAATAACAACACTATCATCAGCCTTATACTTTACAACATAAGGATTTTGTAATATCAGATTATTTATACGCTTATTTATTTCTTGAAAAACTAATATTTTAGCTCTTGTAAATTCACTAATATTTTGCTTCTCAATCTTTTTATAGGTCAATCTCTTAATAACATGATTATAAGTCTGATTTATAGAATAATAACTATTTGACTTATTATGAATATTATTGTACTCAAGTATATAATCATTTCTTACTAAAAAAATGGTCGGTCTTAAATTGTACAATTTATTTACGTTAATAGGCTTACAATAAACTAGATCTATATTAATAATATTAACAACTAAAAATAATATTTTTAAGAAATTAATTAGCAAGAAGTTCATCCACGTACTCTTGTGCATTAAATAATTTAACCTCATCTAGTTTTTCTCCAAAAGATATAAATGCAATAGGAATATTGAGTTCTCTAGTAATAGCAAATACTATTCCACCTTTACCAGTACCATCCATTTTAGTTAAAATTATGCCATTTAATACTGTACTTTCATTAAAAATCTTTGCTTGATCAAGAGAATTTTGACCTAACATCGAGTCTATTGTCAATAAAACAGATATTTTTTTATCAGGTAATTGCTTATTGATGCTCTTTTTTATTTTTTCAAGCTCTTTCATTAAATTTGTCTTAGTCTGCAATCGCCCTGCTGTATCTATAATTAAACTATCATAATTACCTTTTTTATACTCTTGGCACCCTAAATATACAACTGACGCAGGATCTTGACCTTCTTGGCCTTCAATAATATCTACATCCAATTTCTGTGCTATTTTTCCTAATTGTTCTCTTGCTGCTGCTCTAAATGTATCTGCAGCAACTAGAAGAACTTTTTTGTTCTTATACTTCAAAAATGAGGACAATTTTCCTGCAAAAGTAGTTTTACCGCTACCGTTAATACCTACTAACAAATATATATCAACATCAGAATCGTAACTATTTTTAGTTAATATGCCCTTTAATTCTTGAGCAAGAACATCACGCAAATCTGTTCCACTCTTTATATTGCCATTTTTAAATTCATCTTTTATTTTATCTACAATTATTTTAGTGGTACTTACTCCAGTATCAGAAGTAATTAAAATCTTTTCAAGCTCATTCAATGTATCTTGATCAATTTTATTTGATTTAAATAAGGCTCCAATTTTGTTAGTAAAATGATTATATATATTACTTAAGGTTTTTTTGAAAAAATTAAACATAAAAAATGTTCCTATTAAAAGAATTAACTTAAAACTTAATATTAATATTAATTATTTTATTATAGTTATTCAACAACTACAATATTATATTAATTTGTGTTTTTTGATTATGCAATTTAAATACTACCATTTGACGAAAAACGTTTTATAAAAAATAATAAATATTAAGAAAGCTAAAAAATCATTTATAGGAAAATAATTCATGAAAAGAAATATATTAAAATTACTTATTACAAACATACTTATCCTAACAAATCTAGCAGCAATGCAAGATCCTGAAAAAACTCCAAGTACTGTAACAGATCTTAAATTTTTAACATTGATTAATCTAGCCAATATGCTCGAAGAAAATCCTTTATGCCTTGAAAAATTAAATTTAGACAAATTAAATATAAAACAAAAAGAATCTCTTGAAAATATGATACAAGAGCTAAAAACTCAAAAAGAATTATCAAGCAATGGATACAAAAGTATCGATCAAATACACATTAAACAAGATATTAAAAATGCGTATAAAAAATTACCAAAATGGGCTCAATACGGTCTTGACACTATAGTTTGTTGTATGATTCAACCTCATAATACTTTAAGCCCACTTGCTCAAATTGAAGAACTATTTATTAACTCTATTATAAATTGCGATTATGAAACAGTAGAAAAACTAATAAATAATTATATTACTCAAGGATTAAACTTAAATGCTAAACATAAAGCAAAAATTGGAGCAAAATTTACTTACCAAATAAACTTCAATCAAGAGGAAGTACATATAAATTCATTAACAGCAGCAGCAATTAGCGGTAATCTAAAGATTTTTAATCTAATAATTTATACAGCAAAAGAAATCTACAAAAATAATATTAAGCAATTTATAAATGCAGTTGATTGTCATAATAATACCGCATTAATGCACTCTTTACTAATTATGATAGATAATAAAATTATTAATATGGAAAAAAATAAAAGCGGATATAATGATCTAGTTTACCATATTAATAATCTTTTATATTCTGAAAATGAAAATCAAAGAATAGAAATTATCAAAGTATTATTAGAATTAGGAACAGATATAACTATACAAAATGATAATCTAGATACTGCAATCACTCTTGCTAAAAAACTTGATAATCCGAAAATAAATAATCTTTTTAATATATAATAAAATAACTAAAATATTAGGAATTAACATGAACCTAAAAAACTATTTTTTATTCTTTTGTTTCTTTATAATTCTGAACAAGCATTTCAATACTAATACTATGTCAAAATCGTTAACCGAAAGTACAATTAAAATTGCTTGTACTAAAAGCTTAGAACTAGGGTGCTTATTTAAAATTGCAAGCACATCAAATAACATAACAACTTCATTTAAAAAAATAAGATCAATAAAAAATAGACAAAATATTGAAAGATTATATACCAAGGTAAAACAAATTTTAATGTTTGTAGAACAGAATAAATTTAATAGTCATTCAAAAGAGAATTTAAAAGATTTACACCTAATTTTTATAGACTGTCTTAATAATAATGATATTAATATAGCCCAAATACTTCTTAATTTAGGATTTAAATCAAGCAAAGCCTTAAACATAACCGATGATAAGGGATATACAATACTTGACTATGTATTATTGAAATTAGATGAAAATAAAGATTCTTCAGATCTAGATCAGTATAAAGAATTAGCAAAAGAGCTTTTAGAAAACCAAGCCAATTTTGGAAAACTTAATGAAAGAGTCCCTAAAATGCTAACACTTCTAAAAGTATTAAGTGAAGAAAATGCAACACTCAAAGAAGACATAGAAACCATACTTGAAAAAATAAAACAAGAGTTTGCTGAAAATTTTTAACATTAAATATAATCAAAATTGCTTTAATATAGATTTAGTTCTTTTAAGAAAAAGTTTAAGACGTCTATAGTCATTGGCGGTTAATAAAGAAAAAGTTTCAATAAATTTTTCTAAATTATCTTTGGTTAAAATATCTTTATCAGAAAGTTGTTTTAAAATAGAAAGCAATAATTCATCAAGCGAAAATAGATGACTAGAAAAATTAAAAAGCAATTGTAAATACTGCTCATTTGAAAAAAAATCAACCATCTCTTGATATTTAGCAGGAAACACAAAAGCATGCATCTTAGGTGGCTCGGGCGCTAATTGATAAAGCAAAATATCATTTTCTTGATAACCAATAGTAATACAACTAAAAGTAGTTTTTAAAAATTCAAAAATTTGAGGTTGCTCTTTTTTTAACTCTTCTTCTGTTTTTTTATAAGCAGTTACAACTCTATAAGCATCTGCCGAACAAATTTCTATATTAGAAACTAGACCAAAGATAGTTCGTTCTAAAGTCTTAACGGTTACTAATGAACCAAAAGATGGAGCCTCATCCCATTGCCAAGCTTGAGCTTTCCATATATTTAAAGAACTCTCTATTATTTCGGCAAAGGGCTTTATCTGTATTATAGTATCCATAATTTTATTAGCTCTTAATTTTAATTTAAGCATTAAAATAATAATTTTATTCGGTTTTTATAATCAAGTAAAGGTTTTATAAAATTCCACTTGCTTTTTTTATTTTGAATTTTTACAATTTATCAAAATTTGTTTTTCCATTTGACAAGAATTATTTTTTGAGTACAATTAGAAATATGCAGTGTATAACTATTTTTTATTAACTTCAATAAGTGTAAGTAAAGGAGTTTGAAATATGTCATCAACAGCTCTAAGAGTCAAAGAGTTGCTCAGAGAAAAAGGATGGACTACCAAGATTTTAGCAGAAAAAACTGGTATGTCTGAAAGTTATTTAACACATATAAAAAACGGCACCAGAAGATGGAACGAAGATTCTTTACGTAAATTAGCAAATGCTTTTGAAGTAAGTCCTATGGACTTATTTGCACAAAGACGTAAAAGAACTGACGATATAGACAATAATGTAAGCATGCCTGAGAAATCAGATATACAGTTAAAAGTTCATATCGTACCAGTAGTGGGCGATATACCGTCTAATCCATCTCCGTACAATAACCAATTAATGCAATTGACCACTGGTTTTAAAGATGTATTTGTCCCTGTTTTAAATACAAACGATGCATCTATGTTTGCTTTAAGTCTTTCAAGCAATCAATTGTCTCCAATATTTGACAAAGGTGATTTATTAGTAATCTCCCCAGAAGTTTGGACAAGATCAGGTGATGTTGCAGCAGTAGAATATGGCAATGAAACTCCTATAAAAGCAATAGCTCAAGTTACATATACAGATGATTTTATAGTGCTTGAATCAGTAAACCATAAAACTGCGCCAATTGCTTTAGTACGTGGTAAAGATCACTTTAGAATAATTGGACGAGTAATCGCTCGACATCAACATTTTGAATAAATTTTGCTAGAAAAACGTTTAGAAAGCCAACAAGTTTTCAGAACGTAGCCCTTGCAGAAGCTAAAGCTTTTGATAAAATCTAAATTAAGAGTTGAGGCATCAACTCTTGGAATAGATAATGTAGATTAATTTATTGGTCGCTATTATCTTAATCCAAAATCCAATGGTTTTAACCATGCGGAGCATGCCAACGATCTATTATTACTAAATAAAATAACTTATATTTCTTAATATAAGTTATTTTATAGTGTTTTTTATCATTTAACACTTCCATTTAGTCAAGGAGTACTTAATGTTACGTTACGAAATGCTTATCCTAACTGTTCCAGAAATTACAGCGGATGAAGCTAATACTATTGAATCACAAATCAATTCAATTATAGATGATGCAAAGGGATCAGTAATTTCTTATGAGCGCTGGGGTAAATACAGATTAGCTTATCCAATAAGAAATTATGAATATGGAGTATACTTTCTTGTAAGATACGAAGTAAACCAAGAAAATATGCATCAATTACTTAATAATTTACACACCTATTTTGCTGTTAAGCAAAC of the Candidatus Babela massiliensis genome contains:
- a CDS encoding 30S ribosomal protein S6 — encoded protein: MLRYEMLILTVPEITADEANTIESQINSIIDDAKGSVISYERWGKYRLAYPIRNYEYGVYFLVRYEVNQENMHQLLNNLHTYFAVKQTELVMRHMITKLANNASLDYKKPESLEDMPTRDINTFLKENKMTGLLNPSSSSEELDDLDQAEVE
- a CDS encoding XRE family transcriptional regulator, translating into MSSTALRVKELLREKGWTTKILAEKTGMSESYLTHIKNGTRRWNEDSLRKLANAFEVSPMDLFAQRRKRTDDIDNNVSMPEKSDIQLKVHIVPVVGDIPSNPSPYNNQLMQLTTGFKDVFVPVLNTNDASMFALSLSSNQLSPIFDKGDLLVISPEVWTRSGDVAAVEYGNETPIKAIAQVTYTDDFIVLESVNHKTAPIALVRGKDHFRIIGRVIARHQHFE